The Naumovozyma dairenensis CBS 421 chromosome 11, complete genome genome includes a window with the following:
- the GFD1 gene encoding Gfd1p (similar to Saccharomyces cerevisiae GFD1 (YMR255W); ancestral locus Anc_8.805) has translation MPLESIWADVEEEKQITKPSATATKLSFPHKNKDTYPKNHTRNISSPTKNKKPSHQNNNSSSKKNTKSANINNNKDWSSLPLKDRIGLPSPPHSSSSSSSSKESNCADKKKMDLLRKKIEEQKIIFQEKKKATQQKLLNDFLNDDGTNSIFDSSSNWLDDDEEDEIIEKLKNTSLKL, from the coding sequence atgccACTAGAATCAATATGGGCAGATGTAGAGGAAGAAAAGCAAATAACAAAGCCATCCGCTACTGCCACTAAGCTTAGTTTTCCTCACAAAAACAAAGATACATATCCGAAAAATCATACTCGAAATATTTCTTCGCCTACGAAGAACAAAAAACCATCTCATCAAAACAATAACTCTTCCAGTAAGAAGAACACCAAGTCTgctaatattaataacaacaagGACTGGTCATCTTTACCATTAAAGGATCGTATTGGACTGCCATCCCCTCCacattcttcttcttcttcttcctcttcgAAAGAATCCAACTGTGCtgataagaagaaaatggatttattaaggaagaaaattgaagaacaaaagaTAATCTTccaagagaagaagaaagcaACACAGCAAAAActattaaatgattttcTTAACGATGATGGCACTAATAGTATATTtgattcatcttcaaacTGGctagatgatgatgaagaagatgaaattattgaaaagttgaaaaatacttcattgaaattgtaa
- the GAD1 gene encoding glutamate decarboxylase GAD1 (similar to Saccharomyces cerevisiae GAD1 (YMR250W); ancestral locus Anc_8.801) has product MLHSHSTRQKGVSPPASDRGPSEVDIPQFQRGPRQSIVGLEDVKLLSSNLQQMSYHGATTNTFDESNNKYIIPNHGLPEQTAYDLIHNELTLDGNPHLNLASFVNTTTTQIANRLIMENIDKNLADNDEYPQLIELTQRCISMLAKLWKSNPDMEPIGCATTGSSEAIMLGGLAMKKIWEAKMKKAGKSVEKPNILMSSACQVALEKFARYFEVECRLIPVCKESKYCLDPRKLWDYVDENTIGCYVLLGTTYTGHLENVEEVADVLTEIEIQHPSWSNKEIPIHVDGASGGFIVPFSFEASHMKKFGLERWGFNNPRVVSINTSGHKFGLTTPGLGWALWKDQSYLPPELRFRLKYLGGVEETFNLNFSRPGFQVVHQYYNFVSLGFTGYKNHFLKSLFVARTFAYSLLKSEKLQDYIEVISGIHERISDDKVPDNVTDYWENPQDFKPGVPLIAFKLSKHFNEAYPEIPQAIISKLLRTRGWIVPNYPLPNSSDDSSNWEVLRVVFRTEMKLDFAQLLIIDIENIITKLLSCYEKVEEHAEQEKQTKEGKRQFIYDMLLTLASPESEEDEKLKERVTRNYRGTC; this is encoded by the coding sequence ATGCTACATTCTCATTCAACAAGACAGAAAGGCGTCTCACCACCTGCTTCTGACCGTGGCCCTTCTGAAGTAGATATCCCACAATTCCAAAGAGGACCACGTCAAAGTATAGTAGGATTAGAAGatgtaaaattattatcttcaaaccTACAACAAATGTCATATCATGGTGCCACCACCAATACATTTGATGAATCCAACAACAAATACATCATCCCTAACCATGGACTTCCCGAACAAACTGCATACGATTTGATCCATAATGAATTGACTTTGGATGGTAATCCTCATTTAAATTTAGCAAGTTTCGTTAACACTACGACGACACAAATTGCAAATAGATTAATTATGGAAAACATTGATAAGAATTTAgctgataatgatgaatatccacaattgattgaattaACTCAACGTTGTATTTCTATGTTAGCAAAATTATGGAAATCAAACCCAGATATGGAACCCATTGGATGTGCTACTACTGGATCTAGTGAAGCTATCATGTTAGGTGGTCTTGctatgaagaaaatttgggAAGCTAAGATGAAAAAGGCTGGGAAGAGTGTAGAGAAAcctaatattttaatgagTTCTGCATGTCAAGTTGCGTTGGAAAAATTTGCTAGGTATTTTGAAGTGGAATGCAGATTAATTCCTGTTTGTAAGGAATCTAAGTATTGTTTGGATCCAAGAAAATTATGGGATTATGTAGATGAAAATACTATTGGATGTTATGTTTTATTGGGGACTACTTATACGGGACATTTAGAGAATGTGGAAGAAGTTGCTGATGTGTTGACTGAGATTGAAATTCAACATCCAAGTTGGTCTAATAAGgaaattccaattcatgTAGATGGTGCATCTGGTGGATTTATTGttccattttcatttgaagCAAGTcatatgaaaaaatttggttTAGAAAGATGGGGGTTTAATAATCCTCGTGTTGTTAGTATTAATACGAGTGGTCATAAGTTTGGTTTGACTACGCCAGGGTTAGGTTGGGCTCTTTGGAAAGATCAATCTTATTTACCACCTGAATTAAGATTTAGATTGAAATATCTTGGTGGAGTAGAGGAAAcatttaatttaaatttctCAAGACCTGGATTCCAAGTAgttcatcaatattataatttcGTTTCATTGGGGTTTACTGGGTATAAGaatcattttttgaaatcattatttgtcGCGAGAACATTTGCATATTCGTTATtgaaaagtgaaaaattacaagattatATTGAAGTTATTAGTGGTATTCATGAACGTATATCTGATGATAAGGTTCCAGATAATGTTACTGATTATTGGGAAAACCCACAAGATTTTAAACCGGGGGTACCATTAATTGCGTTTAAATTATCCAAGCATTTCAATGAAGCATATCCTGAGATTCCACAAGCTATTATTTCCAAGTTATTGAGAACTCGCGGTTGGATTGTTCCGAATTATCCATTACCAAATTCATCTGATGATTCAAGTAATTGGGAAGTATTAAGAGTTGTATTTAGAACtgaaatgaaattagatTTCGCTCAATTGTTGATTATAGATATtgagaatattattaccaaattGTTATCATGTTATGAAAAAGTTGAAGAGCATgctgaacaagaaaagCAAACTAAAGAAGGCAAACGTCAATTCATATATGATATGTTATTAACGTTAGCCTCTCCAGaatcagaagaagatgagaAATTGAAGGAAAGAGTAACAAGAAATTACAGAGGGACATGTTGA
- the RKR1 gene encoding ubiquitin-protein ligase RKR1 (similar to Saccharomyces cerevisiae RKR1 (YMR247C); ancestral locus Anc_8.799): MSFTAGTNTFSKYNSDDLGLGHNGVKISLNYYEGLPDPALLNSLTSNELKLIFKSMSKRDDTTKEKALIDLLKFLSSLEQKNELEDNNDILVLCWSQTYPKMLTMESKSIRIQAHQITSKLIQLLKKKISKFLNDLIPFLLLGTCDTDLTVSKNCQTELVQCFKNEKNINNLWNIFHKETLQLINSIILIETKDTLSDERYTTKEESIFKYKRMLTGALDLLSNILKYNNGMHEFKSMYKTLLSDDSALWNTIDLRSTQNIKTFQSVLSLIELLYEKEYLSSHKSVLKHITRKLFKAITNISNKNILSFNRIIPQIINIFILLSNYKNGKIWSYDKTAKEKLLIFLKVSCSNPIPSFFESLYDLISKISTFDTPLFDVETEWLPIWRNSLKGLNEKSFLGRYGAQLFNEFWIFYLKFFDSSPASSILDKRSLQSDIINTLKNNKSLSSQLPDLKEILSTRADSYMLLQEIQIYLNLDSSLQKNEPKYYLDNLLQLLLASSSSTTDENNHPSSIESLFKLAFDILSRDPSDTVENKPDIINIFHLLINSNIHILKNQISALIYELPVWLEQSNYGTFSKMIIEFSNSNYYTNNENNEEVDQSIADFFIATFSIDIPIEKISQTLISINKTLYAKLISDSSLGIQEFINNYLKQYNYNDQGLLFKSPLLNIENISILSESSVQNSERFEKFCSNLKYLDPIVKEHLFKNTNFIDKFMFSMTKAETIQKDIWMQSLAIIRTNGSNSIISNKLAHAIIEMIKSSPRNIPFTTYISYTIELMQTDPNTSSIFLPSDIDKEFMENVPCLDYRLSTVNTLARNVHILPTEDKLMDFVQIQRFLRYGIFLDSLFEKDSTLLNDFYTVFLTMLSELGSDFNCLSPIPDDSFTSFKHTIFKTNTNVSNFKEIIDELTNTSENGTSSSSIINILNSNKSQAIPFFYKSCVLYKILLNEMDSVSTSTMNSFIPLIEKFVATTIRSKETNDSNYLRSSIILIIFGKANNIVSENLTKLRTLLSSECIGVRETELVQKTYKTIILLINILKESDYNNDATSIPIPLQRISMMLNSIGKWLDSDIAYDPEFNVVRLTLMELLSLLLKYPTIAESSTALIQLSGRLLLDSSSMCQLEDTPYLLELRLYCLQLYNSLSQYGELLEQQEDCKNDIVELLFIVFPTELNNQLSIMFYSSLQKILSTFKLKELVPLYDKTLDFILNKSNMININQTRTLMELLVKIIKVKQQDAIIEYEFKQKENETSSDKDDEDDSVNSNDFKNEFKLPDKLISILSNEFPQEYLEYEDHYKFINYLWKWHITLTFFKDISYNMRQLFIEQLKSEDLIEQMFNFTADQIDLKDKEFWKSSGSEAISQYNLLETQFSPYKEDIFVECKRLLGHLMYELFNNVGSLTSNWWLNIKDRTLQSKIETFVSQFISPILISHELDDVSQKIDRLTSKDDALTIKINKVTNEVKASYLIDEQKLEIIFKLPKNYPLTSVEVIGASRVGISEQKWKQWLMSTQHVITGMNGSVMDSLDLFTKNVNLQFSGFEECAICYSVLHAVDRKLPTKTCPTCKNKFHGACLYKWFKSSGNNTCPLCRSEIALRR, translated from the coding sequence ATGTCATTCACTGCTGGTACAAATACCTTCTCAAAATACAACTCTGATGATTTGGGATTAGGTCATAATGGTGTCAAAATCTCATTGAATTACTACGAAGGTTTACCTGACCCTGCCCttttaaattctttgacctctaatgaattgaaattgatctTCAAGTCTATGTCTAAAAGAGATGACACAACTAAGGAGAAGGCTCTTATAGacttattgaaatttttatcatcactggaacaaaaaaatgaattagaagataataatgatattttagTTCTTTGTTGGTCTCAAACCTATCCGAAAATGTTAACCATGGAATCCAAATCAATTAGGATTCAAGCACATCAAATCACTTCCAAATTGATTCAactattgaagaagaaaatttccaaatttttaaaCGATTTAATACCATTCCTTCTATTAGGTACCTGTGATACTGATTTGACTGTAAGTAAAAACTGTCAAACTGAATTGGTTCAATGTTTcaagaatgaaaaaaatataaacaatcTATGGAACATTTTCCATAAGGAAACGTTACAATTGATTAATTCAATCATCTTGATTGAAACTAAGGATACTCTATCCGATGAACGTTATACTACCAAGGAAGAatccattttcaaatataaaagaaTGTTGACTGGAGCTCTGGATTTACTAtctaatatattgaaatataataatggcATGCatgaattcaaatccaTGTATAAAACACTATTGTCTGATGATTCAGCACTATGGAATACAATAGATTTAAGATCAACTCAAAATATCAAGACATTTCAATcagtattatcattaattgaaCTCCTGTATgagaaagaatatttatcCTCTCATAAATCTGTTTTGAAGCATATTACgagaaaattatttaagGCAATTACCAATATAtccaataaaaatattttgagcTTTAACCGTATAATTCCACAAATTATAAACATCTTTATCCTGTTGtcaaattataaaaatggaaaaatatggTCATATGATAAAACTGCCAAAGAAAAACTGCTAATCTTCTTGAAAGTTTCCTGTTCAAATCCAATACCAAGtttttttgaatcattatatgatttaatttctaAGATATCTACTTTTGATACACCATTGTTTGATGTCGAAACAGAATGGCTACCAATATGGCGTAATTCTTTAAAGGGccttaatgaaaaatcattcTTAGGACGTTATGGTGCTCAActatttaatgaattttggatattttatctgaaattttttgattcttcTCCCGCTTCTTCTATCTTAGATAAACGTTCATTACAATCAGATATTATCAACActttaaagaataataaatctcTTTCATCACAATTACctgatttgaaagaaatattgTCTACTCGTGCTGACTCATATATGTTATTACaggaaattcaaatttatttaaatttagaTTCGAGTTTACAAAAGAACGAACCAAAATACTATCtagataatttattacaattgTTACTAGCGTCCTCGTCCTCCACTactgatgaaaataatcatCCATCATCTATcgaatcattatttaaacttgcttttgatattttatcCAGGGATCCGTCTGATACCGTGGAAAATAAACCAGATATTATCAACATTTTCCACTTATTGATTAATTCtaatattcatattttaaaaaatcaGATTTCAGCTCTTATTTATGAATTACCGGTTTGGTTAGAACAATCTAACTATGGTACCTTCTCTAAAATGATCATcgaattttccaattcaaattattacacaaataatgaaaataatgaagaagtCGACCAATCAATAGCTGATTTCTTTATTGCAACATTCTCAATAGATAttccaattgaaaaaatctcTCAAACACTAAtttcaatcaataaaaCGTTATATGCTAAACTGATAAGCGATTCATCCCTAGGTATTCAAGAATTCATAAATAACTATTTGAAacaatataattataatgatcaaggtttattatttaaaagtCCGTTGCTTAAcatagaaaatatttccatTCTTTCCGAATCATCTGTCCAAAACAGTGagagatttgaaaaattttgttcaaatttgaaatatttagatCCAATTGTTAAGGAAcatcttttcaaaaatactaattttattgataaattcatGTTTTCAATGACTAAGGCTGAAACTATTCAAAAGGATATTTGGATGCAGTCATTAGCAATCATTCGTACCAACGGgtcaaattcaattatttcaaataaattagcTCATGCTATTATTGAAATGATTAAATCGAGCCCAAGAAATATCCCTTTTACAACGTATATTTCCTATACTATTGAATTGATGCAAACAGATCCAAATACATCATCCATATTTTTACCCTCAGACattgataaagaattcaTGGAAAATGTTCCATGTTTAGATTATAGATTGTCAACTGTCAATACATTAGCAAGGAATGTTCATATCCTACCGACAGAAGATAAATTGATGGACTTTGTACAAATACAACGATTTTTACGTTACGGTATCTTCTTGGATtcattgtttgaaaaagaCTCGACCCTTTTAAATGATTTCTATACGGTTTTCTTAACAATGCTTTCAGAATTAGGTTCTGATTTTAACTGCTTATCACCAATACCAGATGACTCATTCACTTCATTTAAACATACAATATTTAAGACTAACACGAACGTCtccaatttcaaagaaattattgatgaGTTGACAAACACCAGTGAAAATGGAACTTCAAGctcttcaataataaatatcttgaattcaaataaatctCAAGCGATTCCTTTCTTTTACAAGTCATGTGTATTATacaaaattttattaaacGAAATGGATTCAGtatcaacatcaacaatgaattcattcattccattaattgaaaagttCGTGGCAACTACCATAAGATCTAAAGAAACAAACGATTCAAACTATTTAAGGAGTTCAATTATCTTGATTATATTTGGGAAAGCTAACAATATTGTCAGCGAAAATTTAACAAAGTTAAGAACATTGCTATCATCAGAATGTATTGGTGTTCGTGAGACAGAGTTGGTTCaaaaaacatataaaaCCATTATTTTACTGATCAATATCTTAAAGGAGTctgattataataatgatgcaACATCCATACCTATCCCATTACAAAGAATAAGTATGATGTTGAACTCTATTGGTAAATGGTTAGATAGTGATATTGCTTACGATCCTGAATTTAACGTTGTTAGATTAACATTAATGGAACTATTGTCactattattgaaatatccAACAATTGCTGAATCATCTACTGCATTGATCCAATTATCTGGAAGGTTACTGCTcgattcttcatcaatgtgtcaattagaagataccccatatttattagaattaaGATTGTATTGTTTACAATTATACAACAGTTTATCGCAGTACggtgaattattagaacaacaagaagattGTAAAAATGACATCGTGGAATTACTCTTTATTGTATTCCCCACTGAATTGAATAATCAACTATCAATTATGTTTTACAGTTCGTTGCAGAAAATACTAAGTACTTTCAAACTTAAAGAATTGGTTCCCTTGTATGATAAGACACTCGATTTCATTTTGAACAAGTCTAATATGATTAATATAAATCAAACTAGAACATTGATGGAATTATTGGTGAAAATAATCAAGGTGAAACAACAAGATgcaattattgaatatgaGTTTAAacagaaagaaaatgaaacttCAAgtgataaagatgatgaggatgacAGTGTAAATTCCAACGATTTTAAGAATGAGTTTAAATTACCAGACAAGTTGATATCGATTTTGTCAAATGAATTCCCACAAGAATATTTAGAATACGAAGATCATtataaattcatcaattatttATGGAAATGGCATATTACATtgacatttttcaaagatatcTCGTATAATATGCGTCAACTTTTTATTGAACAATTGAAATCTGAAGATTTAATTGAGCAAATGTTCAATTTCACAGCTGATCAAATTGATTTAAAAGACAAGGAATTTTGGAAATCTTCAGGATCCGAGGCCATTTCTCAATATAATTTACTAGAAACTCAATTCTCACCATACAAGGAAGATATCTTTGTCGAATGTAAAAGATTATTAGGTCATTTAATGTatgaattattcaataatgttGGATCATTAACTAGTAATTGGTGGttgaatattaaagatAGAACGTTACAAAGcaaaattgaaacttttGTATCCCAATTTATTTCGCCTATATTAATATCTCATGAATTGGATGATGTTTCACAAAAGATAGATCGTTTAACCTCTAAAGATGATGCCCTTACGATAAAGATTAACAAAGTTACTAATGAAGTTAAGGCAAgttatttaattgatgaacaaaaattagaaattattttcaaattaccTAAGAATTATCCATTGACGAGCGTTGAAGTTATCGGTGCATCTCGTGTTGGTATCAGTGAACAAAAATGGAAACAATGGTTGATGTCCACTCAGCATGTGATAACAGGTATGAATGGATCAGTAATGGATTCGTTAGATTTGTTTACTAAAAACGTCAATTTACAATTTTCCGGGTTTGAAGAATGTGCCATTTGTTATTCCGTTTTACATGCCGTGGATAGGAAATTACCCACAAAGACATGTCCAACCTGTAAAAACAAATTTCATGGAGCATGTCTTTACAAATGGTTTAAATCTTCTGGTAACAACACATGTCCATTGTGTCGTAGTGAAATTGCGTTGCGCAGATAg
- the MLO1 gene encoding Mlo1p (similar to Saccharomyces cerevisiae YMR252C; ancestral locus Anc_8.803), which produces MFRKGFNYFKGCSKLGYRNVKQMVYSRTFIRCISINIHTTKPLQSTSKNINGVGYKKWYELTLKEKHQFINSFVENYKLHYPSSKTNVSLKALALGIDEYQDSPSVFGIFYNDIWLRRVKENTTKKVRTRIPIIRILTGISRKRHAKTDFHIQVSRVYCFVGKSFLQNLCIYIYIHI; this is translated from the coding sequence ATGTTTAGAAAAGGGTTTAACTACTTCAAAGGTTGTTCAAAGCTTGGTTATAGAAATGTTAAACAAATGGTATACTCGAGGACATTTATAAGATGTATTTCCATTAATATCCATACTACCAAGCCTTTGCAATCAACCTCGAAAAACATCAATGGGGTTGGTTATAAAAAATGGTATGAATTGACATTGAAAGAGAAGCATCAATTtataaattcatttgttgaaaattataaacTTCATTATCCAAGTTCGAAAACCAACGTTTCGTTGAAGGCATTAGCATTGGGTATTGATGAATATCAAGATAGTCCATCTGTTTTTGGTATTTTCtataatgatatttggTTACGAAGGGTAAAAGAGaatacaacaaaaaaagtaCGGACGAGAATACCTATTATAAGAATATTAACCGgtatttcaagaaaaagGCATGCGAAGACCGATTTTCACATCCAAGTTTCCAGAGTTTATTGTTTCGTAGGTAAAAGTTTTTTACAAAActtatgtatatatatatatatacatatttaA
- the HOR7 gene encoding Hor7p (similar to Saccharomyces cerevisiae HOR7 (YMR251W-A) and DDR2 (YOL052C-A); ancestral locus Anc_8.802) produces MKFTSILVSAITVIGLAQAANESNSSSSSSNAAIGGVSKAASAGLLGAAVAGVAAFLL; encoded by the coding sequence ATGAAGTTCACATCAATCTTAGTTTCTGCAATCACCGTTATCGGATTAGCTCAAGCTGCAAATGAATCTAATAGTTCGTCAAGTTCCAGTAATGCTGCTATAGGTGGTGTTAGTAAAGCTGCTAGTGCAGGTTTACTTGGTGCTGCTGTAGCTGGTGTTGCCGCTTTCCTATTATGA
- the SPE2 gene encoding adenosylmethionine decarboxylase SPE2 (similar to Saccharomyces cerevisiae SPE2 (YOL052C); ancestral locus Anc_8.800) yields MTITIKELTNHSYIDHQLSATLDSTEAFEGPEKLLEIWFYPNKKCLSEKNTKTLRNIEVNKWVQILKLVQCEVLSIKSTSDMDAFLLSESSLFVYDHKITLKTCGTTTTLFCLEELFKIIEVELGWIMTNEQGKYEPFKVFYSRRSFMFPLKQRSIHKNWNDEVDYLNKFFANGRSYLVGRNDKENHWNLYVTDTNKKLRHGSSPDSEKDDDEDDDETLEILMTGLNSNCSQQFVCNREIKPIANGVKDTTTNINKTDGDADDEGHLLGYNMTKKTKLDKIYENNSGVSFHHDAFAFSPCGYSSNMILDEQYYYTLHITPEKGWSYASFESNVPVKSISLNKQDNIDVMRRVINVFNPKEFCMTFFCKGSSSTSFIKLMNVVEQIPNYSKRDKIVYDLEDYQLLYIRFELKDHDVDKKIE; encoded by the coding sequence ATGACAATCACAATAAAGGAATTAACCAACCATTCATACATTGACCACCAATTATCAGCCACACTAGACTCTACAGAGGCATTTGAAGGTCCTGAAAAACTGTTAGAAATTTGGTTCTATCCTAACAAAAAATGTCTCTCTGAGAAGAACACCAAGACATTGAGAAACATTGAAGTCAATAAATGGGTccagattttgaaattggtCCAATGCGAAGTATTATCTATTAAATCCACCTCTGACATGGATGCATTCTTGTTAAGTGAGTCTTCCTTGTTCGTATATGATCATAAGATCACTTTGAAGACGTGTGGTACTACAACGactttattttgtttagaGGAATTGTTTAAGATCATCGAAGTGGAGTTGGGATGGATTATGACCAATGAACAAGGGAAATATGAACCTTTTAAGGTTTTCTATTCTAGGAGAAGCTTTATGTTCCCATTGAAACAAAGATCGATTCATAAGAATTGGAATGATGAAGtggattatttgaataaattcttCGCTAATGGAAGAAGTTACCTTGTTGGAAGAAATGATAAGGAAAACCATTGGAACCTTTATGTTACCGATACAAACAAGAAACTACGCCATGGATCATCACCCGATTCtgaaaaagatgatgatgaggacgatgatgaaacaTTGGAAATTTTGATGACTGGGTTAAATAGCAATTGTTCTCAACAGTTTGTTTGCAACAGGGAAATTAAACCAATAGCGAATGGCGTCAAAGATACTACTACGAATATCAACAAGACAGATGGCGATGCAGACGATGAAGGACATTTATTAGGTTATAATATGACTAAAAAGACAAAGTTAGATAAAATCtatgaaaataattcagGTGTATCTTTCCATCATGATGCATTTGCATTCTCACCATGTGGATATTCTTCCAATATGATACTGGATgaacaatattattatactttACATATTACGCCGGAAAAGGGTTGGTCATATGCATCTTTTGAAAGTAATGTCCCAGTGAAATCCATTTCATTAAACAAACAAGATAATATCGATGTAATGAGACGTGTCATTAATGTTTTCAATCCAAAGGAATTTTGTATGACGTTTTTCTGCAAGGGTAGTTCAAGTActtcattcattaaattgATGAATGTTGTGGAACAAATTCCAAACTATTCGAAAAGGGATAAAATCGTTTATGATCTGGAAGACtatcaattattatatattagatttgaattgaaagatcaTGACGttgataaaaaaatagaatag
- the NDAI0K00660 gene encoding uncharacterized protein (similar to Saccharomyces cerevisiae YMR253C; ancestral locus Anc_8.804), which produces MHVQQNKINFTIADDDYYAAEDDDDENFEMSDNDEPLQINTSPKQKQSKQPTFLPPAPIKPTSSSSSSRQIPITTTENADDSDNDDIQQQSTIQRINKDYLKPNVGLLLLTLAQLFNSLMVTSTKVLETDPYDIAHDQQIKPLQILLVRMVITYLGTLIYMFINRHTIQFVPFGDPKIRKWLILRGCVGFFGVFGMYFSLMYLSISDAVLITFLAPSVTIIMSWVILRERFTKTEAIGCIVSLFGVVLIVRPTFIFGVPDDDDGKIDPEMVESKNPEERLIATFVGLLGVVGMSMVYVVIRFIGKRAHAIMSVSYFSLITTIISFLGIVFLPSMKFHVPHSLKQWLLFANLGFCGFIFQLLLTLGIQKERAGRGSLISYTQLIYAIFWDVTLYRHWPNIWSWCGMLIIIGTTLLIVKLKPKQDENGNVIETKSMTSLSSSKTDLENGMVSFEMGEEQDNYNFPLEEFSHIDLPASDSCASVPTAQKR; this is translated from the coding sequence ATGCATGTACagcaaaataaaataaattttacCATAGCAGATGATGACTACTATGCTGCTGAAGACGATGATGAcgaaaattttgaaatgtcagataatgatgaaccTCTACAAATAAATACATCACccaaacaaaaacaatcgAAACAACCCACATTCTTACCCCCTGCTCCAATAAAGCccacttcttcttcttcttcttctcgACAGATACCTATAACTACTACAGAAAATGCAGACGATAGTGATAACGATGACATTCAACAACAATCGACAATACAACGAATAAACAAGGACTATTTGAAACCAAATGTGGGTCTTTTATTACTTACACTGGCTCAACTATTCAACTCATTAATGGTCACCTCAACAAAAGTATTAGAAACTGACCCTTACGATATCGCACATGACCAACAAATCAAACCTTTACAAATCCTATTAGTAAGAATGGTAATAACATACCTAGGTACATTAATATACATGTTTATAAACCGACATACGATCCAATTTGTCCCCTTTGGTGACCCgaaaattagaaaatggtTAATATTAAGAGGTTGCGTTGGATTCTTTGGTGTATTTGGTATGTATTTCTCATTAATGTATTTGAGTATTAGTGATGCTGTATTGATTACATTTTTGGCTCCCAGCGTGACTATTATAATGTCATGGGTTATATTACGTGAAAGGTTTACAAAGACAGAAGCTATTGGATGTATCGTGTCTTTATTTGGTGTAGTGCTTATTGTTAGACCTACTTTCATATTCGGCGTTccagatgatgatgatggaaAGATTGATCCTGAAATGGTTGAATCTAAGAATCCTGAAGAAAGATTGATCGCTACGTTTGTTGGTTTATTAGGTGTTGTTGGAATGTCAATGGTATATGTTGTGATTAGATTCATTGGTAAAAGAGCACATGCGATTATGAGTGTTagttatttttcattaattacAACGATTATTTCATTCTTAGGGATTGTATTCTTGCCATCAATGAAATTTCATGTGCCTCATTCTTTGAAGCAATGGTTATTATTTGCTAATTTAGGATTTTGTggatttattttccaattattattgacTTTAGGTATTCAAAAGGAAAGAGCCGGTAGAggttctttaatttcttacACTCAATTGATTTATGCAATCTTTTGGGATGTTACATTGTATAGACATTGGCCAAATATTTGGTCATGGTGTGGGATGTTAATTATCATTGGAACTACTTTATTAATTGTTAAATTGAAACCAAAACAAGACGAAAATGGGAATGTCATTGAGACTAAATCAATGacatcattatcttcatcaaaaactgatttggaaaatggTATGGTTTCCTTTGAAATGGGTGAAGAACAAGATAATTATAATTTCCCACTAGAAGAGTTTTCTCATATTGATCTTCCCGCATCAGACAGTTGTGCAAGTGTACCGACTGCACAGAAAAGATga